The Ancylothrix sp. D3o genome has a window encoding:
- a CDS encoding PAS domain-containing protein, producing the protein MPNPHLQKTVPLQPAANGKGKIATTPQKAKTPTHDPQAQFSRFIQQIPAPVAMVDNQMRYIAISPRWQIEYGLQKQEIIGKIHSEIFSHCQENWQQITEDCLISGQSQAKQWEIQPWFNSSGEMGGLILIGKQNHTTCESTSEQLQAVLDAVPGLISWVDSDLRYIGVNKHLANAFDLPAETFINQEVGFLETSPKLANWIRDFFVSTDKTIAHEMTVSLQEGERSYLIVGQKYHRDNRAVFVGLDITQRKQAEQQLQSAKDQLQAVLDAVPGLISWVDSDLKYLGVNRHLASHFKLPQDTFAGREVGFMESKPGFAELARQFFASPEEKTSLEVNLGIEDKRRSYLMVAQKYHQGRKAVFVGLDISERKQIEAEMRRSKNLYRTLARNFPNGAVCLFDFQLRFTLAEGTELAKIGLSKQLMQGKTLWEVFPPEHCAIIEPLYRQALAGETHVVEVPYGDQIYLTHTLPVKNEQGEILAGMVMTQNITIAKQAEEAIRKSEERFRQQARELEQTLQELKTTQTQLIQTEKMSSLGQLVAGVAHEINNPVSFIYGNLTYARQYTQELLQLLDLYATHYPDPHPEISDYSEGMGLEFLRKDFIKLLDSMQVGADRIREVVLSLRNFSRIDESQKKPVDIHSGIDSTLLILQNRLKAKAGRPGIEVIKQYANLPLIPCYAGQLNQVFMNLISNAIDAIEESFISCEKASKVPDVRSKDKGQIIIKTALKPAELEIKISDNGHGMDEQTKTHIFEAFYTTKPLGKGTGLGLSISHQIVVEKHKGQLTCHSSPHKGTQFVIKIPLQ; encoded by the coding sequence GTGCCGAACCCGCATCTCCAAAAAACCGTCCCCTTGCAACCGGCAGCAAACGGCAAGGGCAAAATCGCCACGACACCCCAAAAAGCCAAAACCCCCACCCACGATCCCCAAGCACAATTTAGCCGGTTTATACAACAGATTCCGGCACCCGTTGCAATGGTCGATAACCAGATGCGCTACATTGCCATAAGTCCTCGCTGGCAAATAGAATACGGACTGCAAAAACAAGAAATTATTGGAAAAATTCACAGCGAAATATTTTCCCATTGCCAAGAAAATTGGCAACAAATCACAGAAGATTGCTTAATAAGCGGCCAAAGTCAAGCCAAACAATGGGAAATTCAACCTTGGTTTAACAGCAGTGGAGAAATGGGAGGACTCATATTAATTGGCAAACAAAATCACACCACCTGCGAAAGCACAAGCGAACAACTCCAAGCCGTATTAGATGCCGTTCCAGGGTTAATTTCTTGGGTAGATTCAGACTTGCGATATATAGGGGTAAACAAACACCTTGCCAACGCCTTTGACTTACCCGCAGAAACCTTTATAAATCAAGAAGTTGGCTTCCTAGAAACAAGCCCCAAACTTGCCAACTGGATACGGGATTTTTTTGTCAGCACCGATAAAACTATAGCCCATGAAATGACCGTTTCCTTACAAGAAGGAGAGCGCAGCTATCTAATTGTTGGCCAGAAATACCATAGAGATAACCGTGCCGTTTTTGTCGGCTTAGACATCACCCAACGCAAACAAGCCGAACAACAACTTCAAAGCGCAAAAGATCAACTACAAGCCGTATTAGATGCCGTTCCAGGGTTAATTTCTTGGGTAGATTCCGACTTAAAATATCTAGGAGTTAATCGACACCTTGCCAGCCACTTTAAACTACCCCAAGACACCTTTGCCGGTAGAGAAGTAGGCTTCATGGAAAGCAAACCAGGATTTGCCGAACTAGCCCGCCAATTTTTCGCCTCTCCTGAAGAAAAAACCTCCCTAGAAGTTAACCTCGGCATCGAAGACAAACGCCGCAGTTATTTAATGGTTGCCCAAAAATATCATCAAGGCAGAAAAGCCGTATTTGTTGGCTTAGATATTAGCGAACGCAAACAAATAGAAGCCGAAATGCGGCGCAGCAAAAACCTCTACCGCACCCTAGCAAGAAACTTTCCCAATGGCGCTGTATGTTTATTTGATTTCCAGTTGCGCTTCACCCTCGCCGAAGGCACAGAATTAGCCAAAATTGGCTTATCCAAACAACTGATGCAAGGCAAAACCCTGTGGGAAGTTTTTCCACCAGAACATTGTGCAATTATTGAACCACTTTATCGCCAAGCATTAGCCGGTGAAACCCACGTTGTGGAAGTTCCCTATGGCGATCAAATTTACCTCACCCACACCCTGCCGGTGAAAAACGAACAAGGCGAAATACTCGCCGGCATGGTAATGACTCAAAACATAACCATCGCCAAACAAGCCGAAGAAGCTATCCGCAAAAGCGAAGAAAGATTTAGACAACAAGCTAGAGAACTCGAACAAACTTTGCAAGAGCTCAAAACCACCCAAACCCAACTCATTCAAACCGAAAAAATGTCAAGTTTGGGGCAATTAGTCGCCGGTGTCGCCCACGAAATTAATAACCCCGTCAGCTTCATTTATGGCAACCTCACCTACGCCCGTCAATACACCCAAGAATTACTCCAACTTCTCGATCTCTATGCCACCCACTATCCCGATCCTCACCCAGAAATTTCTGACTACAGCGAAGGAATGGGGCTGGAATTTTTAAGGAAAGATTTTATCAAACTTTTAGACTCAATGCAAGTCGGAGCAGACCGCATCCGCGAAGTTGTTCTATCCTTGCGGAACTTTTCAAGAATTGATGAATCCCAGAAAAAGCCGGTGGATATTCACTCAGGAATAGACAGCACTTTATTAATATTACAAAACCGCCTCAAAGCCAAAGCAGGCCGGCCCGGAATCGAAGTAATCAAACAATACGCAAACCTGCCATTAATACCCTGCTATGCCGGTCAACTCAACCAAGTCTTTATGAACCTGATCAGCAACGCCATAGATGCCATAGAAGAAAGCTTTATTTCCTGCGAAAAAGCCTCAAAAGTTCCTGATGTGCGAAGCAAAGACAAAGGACAAATAATCATTAAAACCGCCCTTAAACCAGCCGAACTAGAAATCAAAATCAGCGACAACGGACACGGCATGGACGAACAAACCAAAACCCATATATTTGAAGCATTTTACACAACCAAACCTCTCGGAAAAGGAACCGGCCTCGGATTATCAATTAGCCATCAAATCGTCGTAGAAAAACACAAGGGGCAACTCACCTGTCACTCTTCCCCCCACAAAGGAACCCAATTTGTAATTAAAATTCCCCTCCAATAA
- a CDS encoding lipid kinase, translated as MTRRALLLVNPHARRGQEGRLQAIQQLQSLGLELIEESAENPKILPDLIRQYRHKVDCVIIGSGDGTINAALDGLIDTQLPLGILPLGTANNLARNLEIPSSLPNACQIIASGNQRRIDLGSVNGKPFLNVAGMGLSAEINKTVKKEFKRHWGIFAYIATAAPVLWKSRPFWAEISSKDQQFRVKTVQITVCNGRYYGTGLSVAPDATIDDRRLDLYCIEIHHWWEIFALLPAILQGKPARGIQTLQAEIINIYTRRPHVVDVDGEIASMTPVEFRILPEILSVFVPEPS; from the coding sequence ATGACCCGCCGCGCCCTCCTGCTAGTCAACCCCCACGCCCGCCGGGGGCAAGAAGGCCGATTGCAAGCCATACAGCAATTGCAATCCCTCGGACTAGAATTAATAGAAGAGTCTGCCGAAAACCCCAAGATTCTCCCTGACTTGATTCGGCAATATCGCCACAAAGTAGACTGCGTAATTATCGGCAGCGGCGATGGCACAATTAATGCCGCCCTCGACGGATTGATCGACACCCAATTACCCTTGGGCATCCTGCCATTAGGAACCGCCAACAACCTCGCCCGCAATCTGGAAATTCCCTCATCCTTGCCCAATGCCTGCCAAATAATTGCCTCTGGCAACCAGCGGCGCATTGATTTAGGCTCGGTTAATGGTAAACCCTTTCTGAACGTTGCCGGCATGGGGTTAAGTGCAGAAATCAACAAAACCGTCAAAAAAGAATTCAAACGACACTGGGGAATTTTTGCCTATATTGCCACCGCCGCGCCGGTGTTGTGGAAAAGCCGGCCTTTTTGGGCCGAAATTTCTAGCAAGGATCAGCAGTTTCGCGTGAAAACTGTCCAAATCACTGTCTGTAATGGACGCTATTATGGCACCGGCCTCAGCGTCGCCCCCGATGCCACCATCGACGACCGCCGACTCGATTTATACTGCATTGAAATACATCACTGGTGGGAAATTTTTGCTTTGCTTCCGGCAATTTTACAAGGCAAGCCGGCCAGAGGTATTCAAACCTTACAAGCCGAAATTATCAACATTTATACCCGGCGGCCTCACGTTGTTGATGTCGATGGTGAAATCGCCAGTATGACACCGGTAGAATTTCGGATTTTACCAGAAATTTTATCTGTCTTTGTACCGGAACCAAGCTAA
- a CDS encoding PAS domain S-box protein → MKAIKTQPPHFEWIGLPVRRQGALIIAIPVSCLIASVLAISWLRDNTLQIRAQKENSNDIIKQTNYVYKTLVDAETGIRGYALTKRNEFLEPYLNAKTALPKALQKLRVQIPANSPQQTQFQKIERNIQQTILLLDNTLPTLNRQNLTPQPSQKLTKQLLEGKQKMDVLRGIIAQFLNVEKQHQEQLDRQLKIWVEWTNIAQIAALVFGSLAAVTSWYLFDRLHGQLEARESSVQESKIHIQAVVDNAADAIITLDEKGQIKSFNRAAEGIFGYNMSEIMGKNFRQLLGETATYETTSDPLSYFIATSTAKICCCRRESIGLRKDKSRFFMDIAISEMRLADQHLFIAICRDISEQRQVDETLRNQAQLLDLANDSILVWDFNDCLSYWNQGSRRLYGWRKKETLGQNIHTLLQTEFPQPLEEIKKILVQQGYWEGELTQVKQDGTKVTVATRWTLQRDEQQQPMAILQINNDISEQKKIQNALRDSQQMLQLVIDNIPQYILWKDRNSVFLGSNQNVALMSGLNSPAEMIGKTDYDLPIEAERAKFYQEEDQRVIETNTPIFHRIEKLSLPNSGEQMWVDISKIPLTNASGDVVGILCTFDDISQRRQAAAALAESEQLFRATFEQAAVGMAQATLEGKLLLVNQKLCDLLGKSAEELQEMYFQDITHPEDLPIELKYLDELLGGEINSYTIEKRFIRSDGEAVWANLMVSVLYHSEGHQSLFGVVEDIRERKQVQEALVARADELAKMTAILAKTTTNLKKRNQELDQFAYVVSHDLKAPLRAIANLSSWIEEDLHEVMTEETQQQMNLLRGRVHRMEALINGLLEYSRVGRIHTAVELVNVGKLLMDVIDSLAPAPTYQVQVETPMPIFKTQRLPLEQVFSNLISNAIKHNRKKGGYVKISAQEQGEFYEFSVADDGPGIAPQYHEKVFVIFSTLEARDKVENTGIGLSLVKKIVETQGGTIKLDSQEGQGATFSFTWPKKTVTHY, encoded by the coding sequence ATGAAAGCGATCAAAACCCAACCCCCACACTTTGAATGGATAGGGCTGCCGGTGCGCCGACAAGGAGCGCTAATCATTGCCATTCCTGTCTCCTGTTTGATCGCCTCCGTCTTGGCTATATCCTGGTTACGCGACAACACCCTCCAAATACGCGCCCAGAAAGAAAACAGCAACGATATCATCAAGCAAACCAACTACGTTTATAAAACTTTAGTCGATGCTGAAACCGGCATTCGTGGCTACGCCCTCACTAAACGCAATGAATTTCTCGAACCTTATTTAAACGCAAAAACGGCCTTGCCAAAAGCCCTCCAAAAACTCAGAGTCCAAATTCCCGCCAATTCTCCCCAGCAAACACAATTTCAAAAAATTGAGCGTAACATTCAACAAACAATCCTGCTTTTAGATAACACCCTACCTACGCTCAACCGTCAAAACTTAACGCCGCAACCAAGCCAAAAGCTAACCAAGCAATTGCTAGAAGGCAAACAAAAAATGGATGTCTTGCGAGGCATCATCGCTCAATTTTTGAACGTCGAAAAACAACACCAAGAGCAATTAGATCGGCAACTTAAAATTTGGGTAGAATGGACAAATATTGCCCAAATTGCTGCCTTAGTTTTTGGGAGTCTGGCTGCCGTCACCTCTTGGTATTTATTTGATCGCTTACACGGCCAACTCGAAGCCCGCGAAAGCAGCGTACAAGAAAGTAAAATCCACATTCAAGCGGTGGTAGATAACGCCGCCGATGCCATTATTACCCTAGACGAAAAAGGGCAAATTAAATCATTCAATCGGGCGGCAGAGGGCATTTTTGGCTACAATATGTCCGAGATTATGGGCAAAAATTTCCGGCAACTTTTGGGAGAAACTGCTACCTATGAAACCACCAGCGATCCCCTGAGTTATTTTATTGCTACCTCGACGGCAAAAATCTGTTGTTGTCGCCGAGAAAGCATTGGCCTGCGTAAAGATAAAAGTCGATTTTTTATGGATATAGCTATCAGCGAAATGCGCCTCGCTGATCAGCATCTTTTTATTGCCATTTGCCGCGATATTAGCGAACAAAGACAAGTTGATGAAACGCTACGCAACCAAGCCCAACTTTTGGATCTCGCCAACGATAGTATTTTGGTGTGGGATTTTAATGATTGTCTAAGCTACTGGAATCAAGGTTCGAGAAGACTTTATGGCTGGCGCAAAAAAGAAACACTCGGTCAAAATATCCACACTTTATTACAAACAGAATTTCCCCAACCGCTAGAAGAAATTAAAAAAATACTTGTCCAACAAGGTTATTGGGAAGGCGAACTTACCCAAGTTAAACAAGATGGCACAAAAGTTACTGTGGCGACGCGCTGGACTTTACAGCGTGATGAACAACAGCAGCCGATGGCAATTTTACAAATAAATAATGATATTAGCGAACAGAAAAAAATTCAAAATGCTCTGCGCGATTCCCAACAAATGTTACAATTAGTTATTGATAATATTCCCCAATATATTTTGTGGAAAGATCGTAATTCGGTGTTTTTGGGAAGCAATCAAAATGTTGCCTTGATGTCTGGTTTAAATTCACCAGCAGAAATGATAGGAAAAACCGATTATGACTTGCCAATAGAAGCAGAAAGAGCCAAATTTTACCAAGAAGAAGACCAGCGGGTGATAGAAACAAATACTCCAATTTTTCATAGAATTGAAAAATTATCTCTGCCTAATAGCGGCGAGCAAATGTGGGTTGATATCAGCAAAATTCCTCTGACTAATGCCAGTGGTGATGTGGTGGGTATTTTGTGTACTTTTGATGATATTTCCCAACGCCGGCAGGCTGCGGCGGCTTTGGCAGAAAGTGAGCAGCTTTTCCGGGCAACTTTTGAGCAAGCAGCAGTGGGAATGGCTCAAGCTACTTTGGAAGGTAAACTGTTATTGGTCAATCAAAAGTTATGTGATTTGTTGGGAAAAAGTGCCGAAGAATTGCAAGAAATGTACTTTCAAGACATTACACACCCCGAAGATTTGCCGATAGAATTAAAGTATTTAGACGAATTATTAGGCGGAGAAATTAATAGCTATACCATTGAAAAACGCTTTATTCGTTCTGATGGTGAGGCGGTTTGGGCAAATTTGATGGTTTCCGTGCTTTACCATTCAGAGGGCCATCAATCGCTGTTTGGTGTTGTAGAAGATATCCGTGAGCGCAAGCAGGTACAAGAAGCTTTGGTAGCAAGAGCCGATGAATTAGCAAAAATGACGGCGATCTTGGCAAAAACTACTACAAATTTGAAAAAACGTAATCAAGAGCTTGACCAATTTGCTTATGTGGTTTCCCATGATTTAAAAGCTCCTTTGCGAGCAATTGCGAATCTCAGTAGTTGGATAGAAGAAGATTTGCATGAGGTGATGACAGAGGAAACGCAACAGCAAATGAATTTGCTCAGGGGACGGGTTCACCGTATGGAGGCTTTGATTAATGGTTTGCTGGAATATTCGCGTGTGGGGCGTATCCATACAGCGGTAGAGTTAGTAAATGTGGGTAAGTTGCTTATGGATGTAATTGATTCGCTTGCACCGGCCCCGACTTATCAGGTACAGGTGGAAACTCCGATGCCAATTTTTAAAACGCAGCGCTTGCCTTTGGAGCAAGTTTTTTCTAATTTGATAAGTAATGCCATTAAGCACAACCGGAAAAAAGGCGGTTATGTGAAAATTTCTGCTCAAGAACAAGGCGAATTTTATGAGTTTTCGGTGGCAGATGATGGCCCCGGAATTGCTCCCCAGTATCACGAAAAAGTTTTTGTAATTTTTTCGACTCTGGAGGCGCGGGATAAGGTGGAGAACACCGGCATCGGTTTATCTCTGGTGAAAAAAATTGTTGAAACCCAAGGAGGAACGATCAAACTTGATTCACAAGAGGGTCAAGGGGCGACTTTTAGCTTTACCTGGCCCAAAAAAACGGTAACACATTACTAA
- a CDS encoding response regulator, with protein MIHLLLVEDDEVDVMNVRRAFKKNNITNPLYVANNGLEALAMLRGDADAQAVPPQRRLILLDINMPKMNGIEFLRELRNDHDLRMIPVIVLTTSNEDRDKVEAYNLNVAGYILKPVTFASFVEAIATLNKYWTLSEIP; from the coding sequence ATGATTCATTTGCTATTGGTAGAGGATGATGAAGTTGATGTAATGAATGTCCGGCGGGCATTTAAAAAAAATAACATCACAAATCCTCTATATGTTGCCAACAATGGGTTAGAAGCACTGGCTATGTTGCGCGGCGACGCGGATGCCCAGGCGGTTCCTCCTCAGCGTCGGTTGATTTTGCTGGATATTAATATGCCCAAAATGAATGGGATTGAGTTTTTGCGGGAGTTGCGGAACGATCACGACCTCCGCATGATTCCTGTGATTGTGCTTACAACGTCGAATGAAGACCGCGATAAGGTAGAAGCTTATAACTTAAATGTGGCCGGTTATATTCTTAAGCCGGTGACTTTTGCGAGTTTTGTTGAAGCAATTGCTACGCTTAATAAATATTGGACTTTAAGCGAAATTCCTTGA